Part of the Paenibacillus aurantius genome, TTTATCGTTCACGGCGTGAAGAGCCTTCCTTTGCGGTTTAACCCGACCACGGGATAACCCTAGCCGCCGCCATAGGTCCAATGGCGGTCTCCCACCCTAAGCATCAAGAGGACCGGAGGCCACCGGATCACTCCGGCAGCCTCGCTCCTCTTGTAACGCAAGGAAGGACCCTGCCCGGGAGGCAGGGTCCTTCCTTCTTTCTATTAGTGAGTCTTGCACGGCCGGTTGCGGCAGAGTGTCTTACCGTCTTACAAGATAATGCCGAAGAACTTCTTCAACGCGTCCCGCCGCTCCTCTTCATTAGCGGGCCGGAAAACCTCGACTCCCTCCGGGGTGAACGTGCGAAATTCCTCCCCGGCTACGGTACGCCGGCCTTCCGGAGTCCGGATGGCCACCATCGGCGACTTGGTGAAGATGGAATCCGGCGAATGCTCGCACCAGTAGGAAGCCATGAGGAAATCGTTCTTCAGCTGCGGCTCCTCGGTAAAGGAATACAGGCGGCTCCAGGCTCCGCCCTTCTTCTCCTCCAGCATCCAGCCAAACAACGGCTCCTTCGTCAGCCGGTACACCTCCTGCCCGTCCCGCTGCTCCAAGCCCTCTGCGAGAAGAAGAGGACGGAGCGGCACGCCTCCTCCCACTCCCACATCGCAGAGGTATTGGCCTTCCCCGCAGGCGACCTTAAGCACATGATGACGCCTTTTGGGCGGCGGGTTCGGCTCGTCGCGCCAGAAGCGCGCGAACAGATCGGTCACCTCGTAGCCGAGCTGCCGGAGCAGGTGACCAAACATCGCATTGAGCTCGAAGCAGTAGCCTCCCCTGCCCCGGTTGACGATTTTGTCGTAAAGGGCGTCGATTTCAAGAGATAGAGGGGTTCCTTGTAGAATGTCCAGATTCTCGTACGGCACCGATAGGAGATGATGCTCCTGCAGCGCGGCCAGAGCCTCCGGGCTTGCCTCTCTTGGCCCCTTATACCCGATCCGGTTCAAATAAGCTTCTGCCTCAAATGTCATGCGGATGATCGTCACCTGCTTCCTTCGTCTTCTTTATACTTGAACCTGTTCTTTATAGATTTGGGGATTCTGCCTCCGGCATTCTTCCATAACGGCCATCTGGCGGCGTACCTGCTGCGGAGTGATCTCAAGCGGCTCTCCGTTGACCAGGGTCCGGTACAGCATCCGGTACAGTTCCTCCGTCATGTATTCGAACGTGGTCCGGTCTTCCGGAAGCGATTCCTGCCAAGATCCCGTATGCCAGGTCAGCTGCTCGCTGCAGTAAGCGGGTCTTCCCTCAGGAGTCATAAGCGGTTCGCGCTCCAGTTTCTGCTCGGGAGCCTCTTCCGGCTTGAAATATTTCCACTCCAGTTTCTGGCCGTTTCCTCTCAAGCCGCCGTTCGTTCCATGCACGACGAAAGCGTCTCTCGGGAATACCGAACAGGAGGAAATTTCCAGGTCGATGGTCGGTCTGCCTTCTCCTTTAAGAAGCAGCTTAACGTAATCCTCCGCATCGCCGAACGTGTTGGCGCGGTCCATGACACAGACCACTTCAGGCATTTCCTCTCCGCCGAAAAGCTGAAGGGCCTGGTCGACCGGATGCGGACCGGTGTTAAGCAGGTTGCCTCCGTTGTTGCTTTGGAGCGTCTGCCAGTCCCAGCGGCGGGCGAAGCCGCTGCTCGTGAAATCGATCTGGACGATCCGTCCAAGCACCCCGGATTCAATGACCTTGCGTACTTGGGTAAAGGCCGGGTTGTACCTCGATTGCTGGAAGGCCGCAAGCAGCTTGCCGGAACGCTCCGAAGCTTCGATCAGACTGTCGATTTCTTCGGTCGTCCGGGCAAGCGGCTTCTCGCACAGGACATTATGCCCCGCGTTCAGCAGCTCAAGTGTAATCGGCACGTGCTGGTGGCTCGGGCTCGCATTAACGATGAGATCCAGCTCCTCCTGCTTGGCCATATCTCTCCAGTCCGCGTAGGTGGTGCAGCCGTATTCTTCTTCCGCCAGCTTCCGGCGGTCTTCGAGACTATCGGCTGCGGCTGTTATGCGATAAAGTTCAGGCAGTTTAGCGAGCAAATTCCCGTGTATGTTTCTTCCGCTTCGGCCCAATCCGATTAATCCGATCTTCAATACCTTTTCACTCATGCTTCCGCCTTCTTTCTTAAGCTATGATTTGGAATGCTACTACTCATGATAGCTTCTATGCGCGGGAAGCGCTTGCTCTATTTTACTATGGAACTTGATTAATTTTTAGCCGCCGTGAACGCTTTCTTGTATTCCGTCGGGGTAAGACCCGTCCTTTTCTTGAAGGTCCGGTTAAAATGGCTCAAATGCCGGAAGCCGACCCGGTAGCAGATCTGGGTGACCGGCTCGTCACCTTTGGAGAGCAGCGCTTTCGCCTGGGTGATCCGAACCTCATTCAAATATTCGACGAAAGTGAGTCCGGTCTCTTTCTTGAACTTGTGGCTGAAGTAAGCGGGCGCCATACCGGCTGCCTCGGCCCCTTCCTCCAGTGGAAGATCCCGGTTGTAGTGATTCTGTATGTAGCGGACGGCCGCTTTCATCGGGTTAGACGGGCATAGGGCCGCCTGTGCGGGCGATTGCGGTTCCTTCATCCTCCGGTATTCCCGGTCCATCAGAATAAGCAGCTTGATCAGATTGATGCGGATGGAGAATTCGTAGCCTTCTTCCCGTCTGGTGAACTCCTCCTGCAGATCCAGCAGAAGCTGATCCACGAGAATCTGCTTGCTTCCGTCAATATGCAGCCAAGGCTGGAAAACCCGGCTTGCCCCCTCCCCTTCCTCGTTCCGGGTTAGCAGGGCATCCAGGGAATGAGAGAAGGCTCTCATCTCATCATGCACGAAGAACGGCAGAAAATCGATCAGCACGACCTCGTAGCCTTTGTTCGGCAGAGAGCAGATGCTGTGGGTAATCCCCGGCGGGATAAGAAAGATATCCCCCTTCCCCACGGTCAGCAGCTTGCCTTGAAACCAGTGGCTGCAGACGCCCTGCACCACATAGGCGATCTGGATATAGTCATGGGCGTGAAGCGGCTGGCGGAACTCCCCGTCGGTATGCCGGTTGATGTTAAACGGAAACGAGCCTTTAAAGGTATCCGTGTTCCGGAATTTCAGAACGTCCAAGCCCGACCCCTCCTGATTTCCTTTTCTTACTTGTAACTTTATCTTAATTATAAGAAAGGAACAATAGCCCGTCCGAAGGAATGGCCCAACCCATAGGTTGCAGCATAAAAAACGGCCCCCGGGAGGTTGGGACCCCCCGGGAACCGCCTGCTTACCGTTCGTACCAATACGCTGTCCGGCCGGTTTCCATGCGGATTAAGGCCTCCAAGTAATAGTAGTCACCCCAGATGATATAATCGTCGGGACCTCGGTTACCCCTGATATAGTAGGATCCATGCTCAAGCAGTCCTTCCGCCTTCGGCTGGCCGATGGTGGAATAATTGTCCACGAGGGATTTCATCGAACGCTCCACCGCTTCCTGGAAATAGGACCGGTCCGGATCGTCCTCGGACAGATGACCGATCAGCTCGAGAAGACCGCACGCGGCAATGGCCGATGCCGAACTGTCCCGGTAGGTGTCAGGTGCCGGCTCCACGTCGAAATCCCAATAAACCACATGGTCCTCCGGAAGTCGTTCGACAAAATAGCGGGCGAGCCGGCGGGACGTTTCCAGATAAAGAGGGTCGCCGGTATACCGGTAGGAAAGGGCGAACCCGTATATGCCCCATGCCTGTCCCCGGGTCCAGGTCGATCCGTCATGGTACCCTTGATGAGTGCCTCCGCGGACAGGAAGTCCGTTTTCCTGGTTGAAATAAAAGGTATGGTAAGACGAATCGTCGCCGCGAACCAGATACCGCCTGCTTTTGTCGGCATGAAGGGCCGCAATGTCCCGGTACTTTGGATCGCCGGTCTGCTCGGAAGCCCAATACAGCAAAGGGAGGTTCATCAAACAGTCGATGATGATCCGGCCGCCGTTTTCTTCGTCTCCTTCCGGACCCCAGGCTTGAATATAGCGGCCCCGGGGTCTCCAACGGGTCAGGAGATGATCCGCCGCATCCAGAGCCAGCTTCTTGGCGGACTCATCCTTCGTAATCATCCAGCAGGCTATCGCGGAAGGATTGTACAGAAATCCGATGTCATGATGGTCCAGACTGACCTTCCGGTCCAGCCTGCGGCGGTAGTCCGCCGTCTGCTTCCCCGCCTCCTCCCGGAAAAAGGGGTCCTTGGAATATTCATAAGCCAGCCATGCCATTCCGGTATAGAAGCCTTCGATCCAATCGTTGTTTTCTCCCCACTCGTAGCTCTTTAAGGCGGAGCCTTGGGTAATGTGCGGGAACAGGGCTCCGTGGGTTTCGATGTTCTGCTTCGTTTTCTGTATGGCGTCTTCAATGGCGGTCTTCCACATATTAGCTTCTCTCCTTCATAGGTGGGGTTGCTGCAAGGGACTTGCGACTAGAAAAAAGGGGAGCCTTGCCGCTCCCCTTCTGGAAGGCTATGGAGTCATGCTTTCGAGAATATAGGCGATGTCCTCTCGCAGAAGCTTTGCCAGCTGCGGATCGATTCCCGTTCCTGCCTGTGCCTGGATTTCATTGCTTAATGCAACTAAGTCATTCCTTCGGTTGTCCTCCTGCTTCTTAAGCGCAAGGTCTATTTTGGACAAGAGACTGGTTCGGATCCCGGTATTCCGGATCCATCCCCTGTCGTATCCCATGTTCACAACCGTAAGAAGATGCTCCGCATTCATGTCGATCAGAATAGCGGCTTCCTTACTCGTTTCGTGCCCGGCCCCGTCGATGGCCACAGCCTTAATCGTATGCTCCCCGGAGGAAAGGTCAAGCGGGTTAATCGTGAAGCTCGGGTCCTTGGCTTCCCCGTCCAGTGTGACCGACAGCGACTGTACCCCCGTAACGGAATCGGCAGCATATACCCGAACGGCAACCGAATCGGTCTGCCACATCCGTTCCGGCACCTCGATCGACACCTCCGGACCCGTCCAGTCTACGGTCACTTTAGCGGAAGCGGCGAATCCGCCTTCTTCCGTCACGGCGGTAACCGTCGTTATTCCCTCTCCCTTAGGGATCACGATTCCTTGCTTGCTCACCTCCGCCACCTGGGGATCGGCGGAGGACCAACTCACACTGCGGTTCACGGCCGCCTCCGGAAGAACCTCGGCCTTAAGCTCGGCCGTCTCGTTCTTCTGTGTAAAGAGCAGCTCGCTCTTATCCAACTGGATGCCGGAAACAGCGGGAGGACCATAAACCGCCACTTCCGTGATGCTGTTGTAATTGTTCGCCGAGTTGCCGCTGCCGTAAATCCGGATGTAGCGGGCCTGCACCGGCTCGACCAGTACCGTTTCCGGTTGAACCGTGGTCCCCGAGCTTTCCACGCTCTCCAGCTTGGTCCAGGTCAGCCCGTCCAGCGAAGCCTCGATGTCATAGTAAGCCCTCCGGGTAGTTCCGTTATAGATGGCCACCGCGACGGCGCTTACCGTCTGGGGCTGGCCGAGATCGTAGCGGATCCACTGCTGCCCGGCGGCGGACCAGCGGGTATTCAGATCGCCGTCGATGGTTTTGTCAGGCGTATTTCCCTGTACGGCTTCCGGCACGGCACTCGCTTCCACTCCGGTTACCTTAAGCTTCGTATATCCTTCCGGAGTACCGATAAGCGGCAGACGCTTGAAGACGACGGTATAGCTGTTCCGGTTGTTCGGGTCGTTGCGGTCCTGAACCGTAATTTTCGCGCTGCCCGGAATGGAGGCTGCCTGCTGAACGGTGACGGAATGCGAGGAACCGGCTCCGACAACAGGGATGGACTCGGTTTCGAACGGAACCGCCACTTCATAGTAGGTTCCTTTCGGAGTGAAGCCCTTCAAAGGTTGACCGTCCACCGTCAGGCTGTCCAGGAGAGGGCGAACCGGCTTGGGAGCCGGGGTGCCATCCGGGATCGACCATTGCTGAAGCGGGACGAGTGCCGGAACGGTTTCAGGCAGCGGATCGGTTTCATACAGCGGAACCAACCGGACCGCCATCGACGTCTCCAGCACATCCTTCAGGTGGACGGTCAGCTTGCGGACACCGCGATTGGGCGTTTGGCCATCAGGATTGGGTGAGGTCGGCAGCGGCACCGCATCCATGACGGAGAAGACCGCATCCGCCGGTCCGCCGATCAGCTGGGCGTAAACCCGCTTATCTCCCTGCCGGAGAATGGCCGCTTTCCCGTTCTCCCTAATCTCGATCTCGGCCTTCGTATGCATGAACCAGTAGAGCTCGGAAGGCTCGCGCAGCTTCATTTCATCCTGAATAAGAAGCTCCGAACGATCCTCCGCCAGCTTCATGCCTCTAAGCATCTGAACGGCATCCTTGCGGTAGACGCCGGTCATGTCCAGGATGGAGAACGCGCCTCTCGGCTTGGATTCCTCGCGGATCCGGAGCGCCTGGCCGCTCAGGTCCTGCTGAACGACGGGATTCTCCACCGGATTGACGACGATCGTGTTGTGGCCTTCCGTTTTTTTGCGGTATAACGTCCATCTCTGGTATTTCATATCCCAATATCCGGGAAGGCTGTAATCCTCGTTCCCGGTATCCATCGCCCACCGCTCGCCCAAGGCATCGAAGACGAAGGTTCCGGCATCGAGATCGTTATGGCTCTTCAGCGTCTCGTTGAGTCCTTTCATAGAGGCGAACAACGCATCCGGATCGTCCCAAGCGCTTCTCATGGAACCGGACTCAACCGCCGAGTAAAACTTATCCAGTTCAACCGGTTTCGTATCGAACATGCCCGGTTTATACAGCATCAGGTAAAGCGGCGAGTAAACCCCTTTGCGGCGCGACAGATCGCCGAGATGCCAGGCGAACTCCGGACGCTGGAAGAAATCCGCAAACCACATGGATTCGGGCTGGGCCATGGAGATTCCGCCGTCATAGAAATCAAAGAATCCTTTCTCTCCCAGCAGGTGATAAGGGAAAGTCCCCGACTCCTCAAAGCCGTCCAAGGCGGATAACCCATAATCCTTCCCCATTGTGTTATTCAGGGAGGCAATCATGTACGTCAGATATTGGCCGCCGTAATGCCAGTAAGCGGGACCTTCCGGCCAAGCCCCATCCGCCGTGTAATGACGAAGAGACTGCTGCAGCTTCTTGTACATTCCCTGCAGAACGGCTGCTGCGGCCGCCTCCGCTTCCGGGTTCTCGTCGGCAATGGCCATAGCGGCAAATCCGAAATTACCATTGTCCACCAAGTTAATATTGTTGAATTCGCCGTTGTGCGTGAATACGCCGTTGTACCAATCCAGTGCGACTCCGAGCGTTTTCACACGAATGGCATCCGCTACCAGCGTACGCTGCTCGGGAGTCATCGCTTCATATACCAGATCGTAAGCGAGCGAGACGCCGAAGCTCAGCTCGGCCATGGCGAGGATGTTGTTCGTCCGCGCTCCCCAATCCGGAAAAGCCGCCAGCGCTTCAAGCTCT contains:
- a CDS encoding arylamine N-acetyltransferase family protein, whose amino-acid sequence is MTFEAEAYLNRIGYKGPREASPEALAALQEHHLLSVPYENLDILQGTPLSLEIDALYDKIVNRGRGGYCFELNAMFGHLLRQLGYEVTDLFARFWRDEPNPPPKRRHHVLKVACGEGQYLCDVGVGGGVPLRPLLLAEGLEQRDGQEVYRLTKEPLFGWMLEEKKGGAWSRLYSFTEEPQLKNDFLMASYWCEHSPDSIFTKSPMVAIRTPEGRRTVAGEEFRTFTPEGVEVFRPANEEERRDALKKFFGIIL
- a CDS encoding AraC family transcriptional regulator is translated as MDVLKFRNTDTFKGSFPFNINRHTDGEFRQPLHAHDYIQIAYVVQGVCSHWFQGKLLTVGKGDIFLIPPGITHSICSLPNKGYEVVLIDFLPFFVHDEMRAFSHSLDALLTRNEEGEGASRVFQPWLHIDGSKQILVDQLLLDLQEEFTRREEGYEFSIRINLIKLLILMDREYRRMKEPQSPAQAALCPSNPMKAAVRYIQNHYNRDLPLEEGAEAAGMAPAYFSHKFKKETGLTFVEYLNEVRITQAKALLSKGDEPVTQICYRVGFRHLSHFNRTFKKRTGLTPTEYKKAFTAAKN
- a CDS encoding glycoside hydrolase family 88 protein — its product is MWKTAIEDAIQKTKQNIETHGALFPHITQGSALKSYEWGENNDWIEGFYTGMAWLAYEYSKDPFFREEAGKQTADYRRRLDRKVSLDHHDIGFLYNPSAIACWMITKDESAKKLALDAADHLLTRWRPRGRYIQAWGPEGDEENGGRIIIDCLMNLPLLYWASEQTGDPKYRDIAALHADKSRRYLVRGDDSSYHTFYFNQENGLPVRGGTHQGYHDGSTWTRGQAWGIYGFALSYRYTGDPLYLETSRRLARYFVERLPEDHVVYWDFDVEPAPDTYRDSSASAIAACGLLELIGHLSEDDPDRSYFQEAVERSMKSLVDNYSTIGQPKAEGLLEHGSYYIRGNRGPDDYIIWGDYYYLEALIRMETGRTAYWYER
- a CDS encoding Gfo/Idh/MocA family protein → MSEKVLKIGLIGLGRSGRNIHGNLLAKLPELYRITAAADSLEDRRKLAEEEYGCTTYADWRDMAKQEELDLIVNASPSHQHVPITLELLNAGHNVLCEKPLARTTEEIDSLIEASERSGKLLAAFQQSRYNPAFTQVRKVIESGVLGRIVQIDFTSSGFARRWDWQTLQSNNGGNLLNTGPHPVDQALQLFGGEEMPEVVCVMDRANTFGDAEDYVKLLLKGEGRPTIDLEISSCSVFPRDAFVVHGTNGGLRGNGQKLEWKYFKPEEAPEQKLEREPLMTPEGRPAYCSEQLTWHTGSWQESLPEDRTTFEYMTEELYRMLYRTLVNGEPLEITPQQVRRQMAVMEECRRQNPQIYKEQVQV
- a CDS encoding Ig-like domain-containing protein, with product MRKIVSLLMVVLMICTFLPVGARISRAETGSANLFANGGFEQTSTVSGWSGNLAPTGWTRYVFSGSPVFAVDKSVSHSGSQSVRIEASSPSRGTVYQQIGSVTAGRTYKISGWMKTENVSNQALIRYQIGRTSGGNVLINFVTATGTKDWFYFEKTLTMPDNATSPAWLKLEAFLETGTGKVWFDDLAIQEWTGVQGVTLQPSVLSLQKGETARLQPEFLPAEASNRSVTWSSSNPDTVSVSAYGDLQALADGYSVITVKTEEGGFTDHSVVSVGAPASLSAEPFSGTVEEDGELKGQLKASDSTGAPVTFGKAVDPQNGKLTVFPDGRFLYYPNPDFTGKDEFLFTASTGIGGPKFAEAAIQVTPVNDPPVLDLSWVSTGKNKALTGKLSIASDPEKDSAAWSLVTGPAHGTFELKSDGAYTYTPNGDYTGYDKIRVAAVDGKGGQSEADFRVYVIPSGEDFIAQFRSQATYGQHPRLLADKPAIESTKGLIGSDPDVTQWFETLKKETEPLLGTAPMPYAPNGANNGGIRDRLIRLGVFYQFSGDSRYAARAIQELEALAAFPDWGARTNNILAMAELSFGVSLAYDLVYEAMTPEQRTLVADAIRVKTLGVALDWYNGVFTHNGEFNNINLVDNGNFGFAAMAIADENPEAEAAAAAVLQGMYKKLQQSLRHYTADGAWPEGPAYWHYGGQYLTYMIASLNNTMGKDYGLSALDGFEESGTFPYHLLGEKGFFDFYDGGISMAQPESMWFADFFQRPEFAWHLGDLSRRKGVYSPLYLMLYKPGMFDTKPVELDKFYSAVESGSMRSAWDDPDALFASMKGLNETLKSHNDLDAGTFVFDALGERWAMDTGNEDYSLPGYWDMKYQRWTLYRKKTEGHNTIVVNPVENPVVQQDLSGQALRIREESKPRGAFSILDMTGVYRKDAVQMLRGMKLAEDRSELLIQDEMKLREPSELYWFMHTKAEIEIRENGKAAILRQGDKRVYAQLIGGPADAVFSVMDAVPLPTSPNPDGQTPNRGVRKLTVHLKDVLETSMAVRLVPLYETDPLPETVPALVPLQQWSIPDGTPAPKPVRPLLDSLTVDGQPLKGFTPKGTYYEVAVPFETESIPVVGAGSSHSVTVQQAASIPGSAKITVQDRNDPNNRNSYTVVFKRLPLIGTPEGYTKLKVTGVEASAVPEAVQGNTPDKTIDGDLNTRWSAAGQQWIRYDLGQPQTVSAVAVAIYNGTTRRAYYDIEASLDGLTWTKLESVESSGTTVQPETVLVEPVQARYIRIYGSGNSANNYNSITEVAVYGPPAVSGIQLDKSELLFTQKNETAELKAEVLPEAAVNRSVSWSSADPQVAEVSKQGIVIPKGEGITTVTAVTEEGGFAASAKVTVDWTGPEVSIEVPERMWQTDSVAVRVYAADSVTGVQSLSVTLDGEAKDPSFTINPLDLSSGEHTIKAVAIDGAGHETSKEAAILIDMNAEHLLTVVNMGYDRGWIRNTGIRTSLLSKIDLALKKQEDNRRNDLVALSNEIQAQAGTGIDPQLAKLLREDIAYILESMTP